One Akkermansiaceae bacterium genomic region harbors:
- a CDS encoding VWA domain-containing protein produces the protein MRRPSRQLNIFSISSLDLFASAMGAFVIITVILFPYYLKKAPTIDENQRLEEKLAQAQQKIAELDAAKGKIAALEEAIKKAETKADALQPKDIEVVFVCDTTGSMQDHIDGIKANLKDVVDILKLVNKRTRIGFVAYKDIVERGHANTYVTKTFPLREMNDTSFHQLNTFVDSLTAFVVNNRDLPESLSYGISDAINMPWSPGKSKPIIIVITDASAKDPGKTIALAKQFMRRSDSAKITTILARTENMDPKAPTFLKQLAQIGKGEYIIDSGRMLNSLMRATLSD, from the coding sequence ATGCGCCGTCCATCCCGCCAGTTGAACATCTTCAGCATTTCCTCGCTCGATTTGTTTGCTTCGGCTATGGGAGCGTTCGTCATCATTACCGTGATTCTTTTCCCCTATTACCTGAAAAAAGCACCGACCATCGACGAAAACCAACGGCTGGAAGAAAAACTAGCGCAAGCCCAACAGAAGATCGCCGAACTTGATGCCGCCAAGGGGAAAATAGCCGCGCTCGAAGAGGCCATCAAAAAGGCGGAAACCAAAGCAGATGCCTTGCAGCCCAAAGACATCGAAGTGGTGTTCGTATGTGACACCACCGGCAGTATGCAGGACCACATCGACGGCATCAAAGCCAACCTCAAGGACGTTGTGGACATTCTTAAACTTGTGAACAAACGCACCCGAATTGGATTTGTGGCTTACAAGGATATCGTCGAACGAGGTCACGCCAATACTTACGTTACCAAAACCTTCCCACTCCGGGAAATGAATGACACGTCTTTCCATCAGCTTAACACCTTTGTTGACAGCCTGACGGCTTTTGTTGTCAACAACCGTGATCTCCCGGAATCCCTGTCCTACGGAATCTCTGACGCTATCAACATGCCGTGGAGCCCAGGGAAAAGTAAGCCGATCATCATTGTCATTACCGATGCCTCAGCCAAGGACCCCGGCAAAACAATCGCATTGGCAAAACAATTTATGCGTCGATCTGATTCCGCAAAAATCACGACCATCCTGGCCCGCACCGAAAACATGGACCCAAAGGCGCCGACCTTTCTCAAACAGCTCGCCCAGATTGGAAAGGGTGAATACATCATCGATTCCGGTCGTATGCTCAATAGCCTGATGCGGGCCACTCTTTCCGATTGA
- a CDS encoding protein phosphatase 2C domain-containing protein — protein MQNIETTSFSHVGTREEQQDSVGMWSNDRSHLIVVADGVGGNVGGAAASQAAIQCAKDYWQMHDGVFPAPEDDLTAIAQLSHDAIRELHPNERRTPSSTLVALYLDTDKKEAHWVHMGDSRLYRINNGKSITRTLDHSIVQLLLQQGEITEDELNSHPDKGRILKSLGASTFKGVDYDSCTYSPRDTFLLCSDGYWESLGPNDKPLPPIATGMTMEQYARKIVMDAVARNGEKSDNTTVAIAFIPQTDQSDSPPSSNLKWNLTAILLILIALVDVAIILCYFLSPEQ, from the coding sequence ATGCAAAATATTGAAACAACCTCATTCTCCCACGTCGGGACTCGGGAGGAACAACAGGACTCGGTCGGCATGTGGTCCAATGACCGCTCCCACCTCATCGTTGTGGCCGACGGCGTGGGCGGCAATGTCGGTGGCGCCGCGGCGTCTCAAGCGGCCATCCAATGCGCCAAGGACTATTGGCAAATGCACGACGGTGTTTTCCCTGCTCCGGAGGATGACCTCACAGCCATCGCCCAGCTCTCGCACGATGCCATCCGGGAGCTCCACCCTAACGAAAGAAGAACTCCGTCCAGCACGTTAGTTGCTCTCTACTTGGATACCGACAAAAAAGAAGCGCACTGGGTTCACATGGGGGACAGCCGACTCTACCGGATCAACAACGGCAAATCCATTACCCGCACACTCGACCACTCCATTGTGCAACTCCTCCTACAACAAGGGGAAATCACCGAGGACGAACTCAACTCCCACCCGGACAAGGGGCGTATCCTCAAAAGCCTGGGGGCCAGCACCTTCAAAGGTGTGGACTACGATTCCTGCACCTATTCACCGCGCGACACATTTCTCCTCTGCTCCGATGGCTACTGGGAAAGCCTTGGACCCAATGACAAACCCCTCCCTCCTATCGCCACGGGCATGACAATGGAGCAATACGCTAGAAAGATCGTCATGGACGCCGTTGCCCGGAACGGAGAGAAAAGTGACAACACCACCGTGGCCATCGCTTTCATCCCGCAAACCGATCAATCCGATTCACCACCATCATCGAATCTAAAATGGAACCTTACCGCCATCCTCTTGATCCTCATCGCTCTGGTGGATGTCGCCATCATCCTCTGCTATTTCCTTTCTCCTGAGCAATAG
- a CDS encoding trypsin-like peptidase domain-containing protein, whose translation MHQSLNIILFTSLLILTGCLNSCNKGPKKFVAKDAEQGVVQIFAANEKGVSSGSGFYIGDNLIVTNWHVVATPNLKLLVAGRKNGKDSIELQDATVEWSDKELDMAIIQVPDIECDELTLSSAPIQKGSRAYAIGFPASASLPKESMEDFYRLLFSNKRGVIKDLDSSIVQILDPTVSSGEIRKTTKRKWFQHYSTKLEVIDHDVNIGHGNSGGPLLDECGRVIGINTAGLDAEVDNNLTLADNVKLSSSITELIKILERKDISANITSTPVEDILSDGFGWTTWLLLILILALAVYILVTLRNKPQSETIAQYAGRVSGYTKLQRARHKDQPVAAPHGPRWEGGKIVTDPLLHQAAPPPQPTPQTQSHSWMLQSDPSSAHHVQLPISEELLKQYGYNLTIGRKPGVAHLVIDNSSISKAHAILSFRKGNFAIIDQQSANGTRINGTPLNPGQRTRINPGDILTLGEVSVDFTRI comes from the coding sequence ATGCACCAATCTCTCAATATCATCCTTTTTACCAGCTTGCTCATTTTGACTGGCTGCCTCAACTCCTGCAATAAAGGCCCTAAAAAATTTGTGGCCAAAGATGCAGAACAGGGAGTAGTGCAGATATTCGCAGCTAACGAAAAAGGTGTCAGCTCAGGATCTGGTTTTTACATAGGGGACAATCTCATCGTTACTAACTGGCACGTGGTTGCCACCCCCAATCTCAAACTACTTGTCGCAGGTCGAAAAAACGGAAAAGACTCCATTGAGCTTCAAGATGCCACTGTTGAGTGGTCCGATAAAGAATTGGACATGGCTATCATCCAAGTTCCCGATATTGAATGCGACGAACTCACCCTCAGCAGCGCGCCAATCCAAAAAGGAAGCCGAGCCTACGCCATTGGCTTCCCTGCCTCCGCCAGCCTGCCAAAAGAAAGCATGGAGGATTTCTACAGGTTGCTATTTTCTAACAAAAGAGGGGTTATTAAAGACTTAGATTCCAGCATCGTTCAAATTCTCGACCCAACAGTCAGCAGTGGGGAGATCCGCAAAACAACCAAACGTAAATGGTTCCAACATTATTCAACCAAACTTGAAGTCATCGATCATGACGTGAATATTGGGCACGGAAACAGCGGAGGCCCACTACTCGATGAGTGTGGTCGAGTGATTGGTATCAATACCGCAGGATTAGACGCTGAAGTGGATAATAACTTAACTCTCGCAGACAACGTAAAACTATCGTCCAGCATCACCGAACTTATCAAAATCCTTGAGAGAAAAGACATCTCTGCCAATATCACCTCGACTCCCGTAGAAGACATCTTATCCGATGGATTCGGATGGACAACCTGGCTCCTGCTCATTCTCATCCTCGCCCTCGCTGTCTACATCCTGGTCACCCTGCGCAACAAACCCCAGTCGGAGACAATTGCTCAATATGCCGGCCGCGTCTCCGGATATACAAAACTTCAACGAGCCAGGCACAAGGATCAGCCGGTAGCAGCACCGCACGGTCCTCGGTGGGAAGGAGGGAAAATCGTTACAGACCCGCTCCTTCACCAAGCAGCACCGCCACCTCAACCAACACCACAGACACAATCACATTCCTGGATGCTACAAAGCGACCCCTCATCCGCCCATCACGTTCAACTCCCTATCAGCGAAGAACTCCTCAAGCAATACGGCTACAACCTCACCATCGGAAGAAAACCGGGAGTCGCCCACTTGGTCATCGACAACTCAAGCATTTCCAAAGCCCACGCTATCCTGTCATTCAGAAAAGGAAACTTTGCTATCATCGACCAACAATCAGCCAACGGCACACGCATCAACGGAACACCGCTCAACCCGGGCCAGAGGACAAGAATCAACCCAGGCGACATACTCACCCTGGGCGAAGTCAGCGTTGATTTCACCCGCATCTAA